One window from the genome of Dyella sp. A6 encodes:
- the nuoN gene encoding NADH-quinone oxidoreductase subunit NuoN: protein MPTLNDILVLLPEFYLVTAACLLLLVDAFIKPEQRGILHWLSIAVLLVAGYMVVAGQPHATVTAFDGMFVRDRAAEILKVFSLLCVILVFVYARPYLVERKQFQGEFYTLMIFATVGIMLLVSAGNLVMIYLGLELLTLSSYGLVALNRDSALSSEAAMKYFVLGALSSGMLLYGMSMVYGATGTLDLASLHVAVMNTHLPHLLLFGMVFMLTGIAFKLGAAPFHMWIPDVYQGASTPVTTFIASASKLAAFGMAYRLLQTGFGDLAHYWQPMLAALAVLSLAIGNLVAIVQTNLKRMLAYSTISHMGYLLLGLVNAGPEGYAASMFYAISYALMGTAAFGVIIALARAGFECEEIEDFKGLNQRSPWMAFLMMLVMFSLAGVPPLFGFFAKYLVLQAAIDAHMLWLAIVGVVFAIIGSYYYLRVVKVMYFDKAEEGVQTRVQPDASLRVMLSLNALVLLVLGLSWGPLFGWCKQAFAG from the coding sequence ATGCCGACCTTAAACGACATCCTGGTCCTGTTGCCGGAGTTCTATCTGGTAACCGCGGCGTGTTTGCTGCTGCTTGTGGACGCCTTCATCAAGCCGGAGCAGCGCGGCATTCTGCACTGGCTCTCCATCGCCGTGTTGCTGGTTGCCGGCTACATGGTCGTGGCCGGTCAGCCGCATGCGACCGTGACCGCTTTCGATGGCATGTTCGTGCGTGACCGTGCAGCGGAAATCCTCAAGGTATTCTCGCTGCTGTGCGTGATCCTGGTGTTCGTCTACGCGCGGCCCTACCTGGTCGAGCGCAAGCAGTTCCAGGGCGAGTTCTACACGCTGATGATCTTCGCCACGGTCGGCATCATGCTGCTGGTGTCCGCCGGCAACCTGGTGATGATCTACCTGGGCCTTGAGCTGCTCACGCTGTCCTCGTACGGCCTGGTCGCGCTGAACCGCGATTCGGCGCTGTCGTCCGAGGCGGCGATGAAGTACTTCGTGCTGGGTGCGCTGTCCTCCGGCATGCTGCTGTATGGCATGTCGATGGTGTACGGCGCCACCGGCACGCTGGACCTCGCTTCGCTGCACGTCGCGGTGATGAACACCCATCTGCCGCACCTGCTGCTGTTCGGCATGGTGTTCATGCTCACCGGTATTGCCTTCAAGCTTGGCGCGGCGCCGTTCCACATGTGGATCCCCGATGTCTACCAGGGTGCATCGACGCCGGTCACCACGTTCATCGCCTCGGCCTCCAAGCTGGCGGCGTTCGGCATGGCCTACCGTCTGCTGCAGACCGGCTTCGGCGACCTGGCGCATTACTGGCAGCCGATGCTGGCCGCGCTTGCGGTGCTGTCGCTGGCGATCGGCAACCTGGTTGCGATCGTGCAGACCAACCTCAAGCGCATGCTGGCGTACTCCACCATTTCGCACATGGGTTACCTGCTGCTTGGCCTGGTCAATGCCGGTCCGGAAGGTTATGCCGCGTCGATGTTCTATGCGATCAGCTATGCGCTGATGGGTACCGCTGCCTTCGGCGTGATCATCGCGCTGGCACGTGCCGGCTTCGAGTGCGAGGAGATCGAAGACTTCAAGGGCCTGAACCAGCGTTCGCCGTGGATGGCTTTCCTGATGATGCTGGTGATGTTCTCGCTTGCAGGCGTGCCGCCGCTGTTCGGCTTCTTCGCGAAGTACCTGGTGCTGCAGGCGGCCATCGATGCGCACATGCTCTGGCTGGCCATCGTCGGCGTGGTGTTTGCGATCATCGGCTCGTACTACTACCTGCGCGTGGTCAAGGTGATGTACTTCGACAAGGCCGAAGAGGGCGTGCAGACCCGCGTGCAGCCCGATGCGTCGCTGCGTGTGATGCTGTCCCTCAACGCGCTGGTCCTGCTGGTGCTCGGCCTCAGCTGGGGTCCGCTGTTCGGCTGGTGCAAGCAGGCGTTCGCCGGCTGA
- a CDS encoding NADH-quinone oxidoreductase subunit M → MFNHLLSLLIWLPIVGAVPVLLAGSGRPNTARWLALLFMVLTFVVSLFLLPQYNATAGGMQLAENHVWIAALGIHYALAVDGISVALILLTTFVGILVVIGAWEVIQNKPHQYMAAMLVLEGLMIGVFCATDAMLFYVFFEAMLIPMFILIGIWGGPRRVYATLKFFIYTFFGSVFMLIGLLYLYHKAGTFDLHTLATLPLTFKEQSWLFFAFLIAFAIKVPMVPVHTWLPDAHVEAPTGGSVVLAAVMLKVGAYGFLRFTLPIVPDAAAHYVWLIVALSLIAVVYIGYVALVQEDMKKLVAYSSVAHMGFVTLGIFVGYLLVRDLNNVDAAKLGMQGAMVQMISHGFVSGAMFSCIGVMYDRLHTRLIKDYGGVINVMPWFGFFYVLFAMANCGLPGTSGFVGEFMVILASFSANPWIALFAAFTLIIGAAYTLWMVKRVLWGDVTNPHVAEMKDINGRETFVLAAFAAMVLFIGIWPEPLIHLMDSSVTQLVQQLATHKI, encoded by the coding sequence ATGTTCAATCACTTGCTCAGCCTGCTGATCTGGCTACCCATCGTCGGCGCGGTGCCGGTGCTCCTGGCCGGTTCCGGCCGGCCCAACACGGCGCGCTGGCTCGCCCTGCTGTTCATGGTGCTTACCTTCGTGGTGAGCCTGTTCCTGCTGCCGCAGTACAACGCCACGGCAGGCGGCATGCAGCTGGCCGAGAACCACGTCTGGATCGCCGCACTCGGCATACATTACGCACTGGCCGTCGACGGCATCTCGGTGGCGCTGATCCTGCTGACCACCTTCGTCGGCATCCTCGTGGTGATCGGCGCCTGGGAGGTCATCCAGAACAAGCCGCACCAGTACATGGCCGCGATGCTGGTTCTCGAGGGCCTGATGATCGGCGTGTTCTGCGCGACCGACGCGATGCTGTTCTACGTGTTCTTCGAGGCGATGCTGATCCCGATGTTCATCCTCATCGGCATCTGGGGTGGTCCTCGTCGCGTCTACGCCACGCTGAAGTTCTTCATCTACACGTTCTTCGGCTCGGTGTTCATGCTGATCGGCCTGCTGTACCTGTACCACAAGGCCGGCACCTTCGATCTGCATACGCTGGCCACGCTGCCGCTGACCTTCAAGGAACAGAGCTGGCTGTTCTTCGCCTTCCTGATTGCCTTCGCGATCAAGGTGCCGATGGTGCCGGTGCACACGTGGTTGCCCGATGCTCACGTGGAGGCGCCGACCGGCGGCTCGGTGGTGCTGGCGGCGGTGATGCTGAAGGTGGGTGCCTACGGTTTCCTGCGCTTCACCCTGCCGATCGTGCCCGACGCGGCGGCCCACTACGTGTGGCTGATCGTGGCGCTGAGCCTGATCGCCGTGGTCTACATCGGCTATGTGGCGCTGGTGCAGGAAGACATGAAGAAGCTGGTCGCCTATTCGTCGGTCGCCCACATGGGCTTCGTGACGCTGGGCATCTTCGTGGGTTACCTGCTGGTGCGTGACCTGAACAACGTCGACGCGGCCAAGCTCGGCATGCAGGGCGCGATGGTGCAGATGATCTCGCACGGCTTCGTGTCGGGCGCGATGTTCTCCTGCATCGGCGTGATGTACGACCGCCTGCATACCCGCCTGATCAAGGATTACGGCGGCGTGATCAACGTGATGCCGTGGTTCGGCTTCTTCTATGTGCTGTTCGCGATGGCCAACTGCGGCCTGCCGGGCACCAGCGGCTTCGTCGGCGAATTCATGGTGATCCTGGCCAGCTTCAGCGCCAACCCGTGGATCGCCCTGTTCGCGGCGTTCACCCTGATCATCGGTGCGGCCTACACGCTGTGGATGGTCAAGCGCGTGCTGTGGGGTGACGTGACCAACCCGCACGTGGCCGAAATGAAGGACATCAACGGGCGCGAGACTTTCGTGCTGGCCGCGTTCGCCGCGATGGTGCTGTTCATCGGCATCTGGCCTGAACCGCTGATCCACCTGATGGACAGCTCGGTGACGCAGCTCGTGCAGCAGCTCGCCACCCACAAGATCTGA